The Populus trichocarpa isolate Nisqually-1 chromosome 2, P.trichocarpa_v4.1, whole genome shotgun sequence genome has a window encoding:
- the LOC7496851 gene encoding F-box/kelch-repeat protein At5g42360, with amino-acid sequence MFSERLTGEASLRRELEALSVSQRLVRSVSQKLRKKNNLRGEGEEEDDSRGVSLKCLTLYGMGGGCKVGADTGEEFGDPSGRRRSCSASEEGKGYKPICGNEETGFDCFSYGVREKFWKKNSRKDLELEDSIQNSRLHMFLPDDVLELCLVRLPLTSLMNARLVCKKWRYLTTTPRFLQMRREGAYLKPWLFLFGAVKDGYCSGDIYALDVSQDQWHRIDSDILKGRFMFSVASIQDDIYVVGGCSSLTHFGRVDRSSFRTHKGVWVFSPLTKSWRKIAHMRCARSMPVLGISEVHSDFTVVHSHQHRQERRFPRSRVGGVSDVYEDPHRLSLRRQYRKAFDEYEPSLLPNRKSHRFIRQKNDQSNTKYCKRFVLISVGGLGSWDEPLDSGEIYDPVSNKWTEIQRLPMDFGVVCSGVICNGIFYVYSEADKLMGYDIQRGFWMAIQTSPFPPRVHEYYPKLVSCNDQLFMLSVSWCEGDGQIGQRNKAVRKLWELDLMYLTWTEVSLHPDAPMDWNAAFVADKNLIFGVEMFKIFGQVLNFLTVCDVSGRGTNWSHLARNHMTHELDASSCMTKSLAVLHL; translated from the coding sequence ATGTTTTCTGAGAGATTAACTGGAGAGGCATCTCTTCGCCGGGAATTGGAGGCTCTGAGTGTGTCGCAACGGCTAGTGAGAAGTGTTAGCCAGAAGTTGAGGAAGAAGAATAATCTTAGAGGTGAAGGAGAGGAAGAGGATGATTCAAGGGGAGTTTCTCTGAAATGTCTTACTTTGTATGGTATGGGTGGGGGCTGCAAAGTTGGTGCTGACACAGGTGAAGAATTTGGGGATCCGAGTGGTAGGAGGAGGTCATGCAGTGCTAGTGAAGAAGGAAAGGGATATAAACCAATATGTGGGAATGAGGAGACAGGGTTCGATTGTTTCTCATATGGGGTGAGAGAGAAGTTCTGGAAGAAAAACAGTAGAAAGGATTTAGAGCTTGAAGATTCGATTCAAAATAGCAGGTTGCATATGTTTCTTCCAGATGATGTACTGGAATTATGCTTAGTGAGACTCCCATTGACCAGTCTCATGAATGCCCGCCTTGTATGCAAGAAATGGAGATACTTGACCACCACCCCTCGGTTCCTGCAGATGAGACGGGAAGGTGCATATCTGAAGCCGTGGTTGTTTCTGTTTGGTGCTGTTAAAGATGGATATTGTTCCGGAGATATATATGCATTGGATGTTTCTCAGGACCAGTGGCATAGGATTGATTCCGACATTCTAAAAGGAAGGTTCATGTTTTCTGTTGCCAgtattcaagatgatatttatgTTGTTGGAGGTTGTTCTAGCTTGACACACTTTGGTAGGGTGGATAGGAGCTCATTTCGGACACACAAAGGGGTGTGGGTTTTTAGCCCTTTAACAAAATCTTGGCGTAAAATTGCACACATGAGGTGTGCAAGATCAATGCCTGTTTTAGGAATTTCTGAGGTTCATTCGGACTTTACAGTGGTTCACAGTCATCAACATCGACAAGAACGACGTTTTCCTAGGTCACGTGTTGGTGGGGTATCGGATGTATATGAGGACCCACACAGGCTTTCACTGAGACGACAATATAGAAAGGCTTTTGATGAATATGAGCCTTCATTGTTACCCAATAGAAAGTCACACAGGTTCATCAGACAAAAAAATGATCAATCAAATACAAAGTACTGTAAGAGGTTTGTATTGATTTCTGTAGGAGGTCTTGGATCCTGGGATGAGCCATTGGATTCTGGAGAAATTTATGATCCCGTATCAAATAAATGGACAGAAATCCAGAGGTTGCCAATGGATTTTGGGGTGGTTTGTTCTGGAGTTATTTGTAAtgggattttttatgtttactcCGAGGCAGACAAGCTCATGGGATATGACATTCAAAGGGGCTTTTGGATGGCAATCCAAACCTCTCCATTCCCTCCTCGTGTTCACGAGTATTACCCTAAACTTGTATCTTGCAATGACCAACTATTTATGCTTTCAGTCTCCTGGTGTGAAGGGGATGGTCAAATAGGCCAGAGAAACAAGGCTGTTAGAAAATTGTGGGAGCTAGATCTCATGTATCTTACTTGGACAGAAGTTTCACTGCATCCCGATGCGCCAATGGATTGGAATGCTGCATTTGTTGCAGATAAAAACCTAATATTTGGGGTTGAAATGTTCAAAATATTTGGTCAAGTTTTGAACTTCTTGACTGTATGTGATGTGTCTGGCAGGGGGACAAACTGGAGCCACCTTGCTAGGAATCACATGACTCATGAATTGGACGCTTCCTCGTGCATGACTAAATCATTGGCTGTCTTACATCTCTGA